Proteins encoded within one genomic window of Salmo trutta chromosome 11, fSalTru1.1, whole genome shotgun sequence:
- the LOC115202273 gene encoding general vesicular transport factor p115 isoform X3, with product MTMNFFRGVMGGQPAGPQPTGAETIHKLCDRVASSTLLEDRRDAVRALKSLSKKYRLEVGTQAMDHLVHILQTDRSDSEILGYALDTLYNIICNDEEEEQDESEDMAAAPPLSGKHKNVPVSDENAQKQEEDLGVLFTDKFLADSENVTLLLTLLEEFDFHVRWPGVKLLTALLKNQCNQVQGVILVSPMGVSRLMDLLADSREVIRNDGLLLLQQLTKGNAAIQKIVAFENAFERLLDIITEEGSSDGGIVVEDCLLLLVNLLKNNSSNQNFFKEGSYIQRMKPWFEVGDDNSGWSAQKVTNLHLMLQLVRVMVSPVNSPGATSSCQKSMYQCGLLQQLCTILMATGVPADILTETINTVSEVIRGSQINQDYFASVNAPSNPPRPAIVVLLMSMVNERQPFVLRCAVLYCFQCFLYKNQKGQGEIVATLLPSTIDANSISAGQLLCGGLFSADSLSNWCAAVALAHALQDNLTQKEQLLRVQLATSLGKPPVSLLQQCTNILSQGDKINRRGSKVQTRVGLLMLLCTWISNCPIAVTHFLHNQENVPFLTGQISENLGEDERLVQGLCALLLGICIYYNDNSLENYTKEKLKQLIEKRIGKENFVEKLGFVTKHELYSRAAQKPQPVFPSPEQMLFDHEFTKLVKELEGVITKAVHKTSEEEKKEEEVKKTLEQHDSIVIQYKDLIRDQDTQIQELREQVSTLSLNSEQMHNQITQQQSQIQQHKDQYNILKLKLGKDSQGLSSNQGLSSSQGEGAHVNGLHSEELSQLREEVEELRRQHTLQHTQLSDKDSLINTLRCGAAAQTAEGGAGGSDNTDLLREVESLRSRVQSQCAEISQLQTERQELIRRAEAVSSAPASSSESSADTVKVSELESRLAAQTTETERLKEECRGLREGHAGLEQQLASAQSTVAIEQTEKTKLQQEVQESKKEQDDLLMLLADQDQKILNLKQRLRDLGETIEDEDELDARDQFGEDDDEDDEEEEDEENND from the exons ATGACAATGAATTTCTTCAGGGGAGTGATGGGTGGACAACCCGCGGGGCCACAGCCGACTGGAGCGGAGACG ATCCATAAGCTGTGTGACCGCGTGGCCTCCTCCACACTCCTGGAGGACCGCAGGGATGCTGTCCGAGCCCTTAAATCGCTCTCAAAG AAATATCGCTTGGAAGTTGGCACTCAGGCTATGGACCACCTGGTTCACATACTGCAAACTGACAg GTCGGACTCTGAAATCCTTGGCTACGCTTTGGACACACTCTATAATATCATCTGCAACGATGAAGAGGAGGAACAAG ACGAATCTGAAG ACATGGCGGCCGCACCCCCTCTCTCAGGGAAGCATAAGAACGTGCCTGTGTCTG ATGAGAACGCCCAGAAGCAGGAAGAAGACCTGGGAGTCCTGTTCACTGACAAGTTCCTCGCCGACTCTGAGAACGTGACACTTCTACTGACTCTGTTAGAG GAGTTTGACTTCCACGTGCGGTGGCCCGGAGTGAAGCTGCTCACCGCTCTGTTGAAGAACCAGTGTAACCAGGTCCAGGGCGTCATCCTGGTCAGCCCAATGG GTGTTTCTAGACTGATGGACCTATTAGCTGACTCCAGAGAAGTCATCCGTAATGAT GGTCTGCTGTTGCTGCAGCAGCTGACCAAAGGCAACGCGGCCATCCAGAAGATCGTGGCGTTTGAGAACGCTTTCGAGCGTCTCCTAGATATCATAACAGAGGAGGGCAGCAGTGATGGAG GTATCGTTGTGGAGGACTGTCTCCTGCTGCTCGTCAACCTGCTGAAGAACAACAGCTCCAACCAGAACTTCTTCAAGGAGGGCTCCTACATCCAGAGGATGAAGCCCTGGTTCGAGGTGGGAGACGACAACTCTGGCTGGTCTGCCCAGAAGGTCACCAACCTCCACCTCATGCTGCAG TTGGTGCGAGTCATGGTCTCCCCGGTCAACTCTCCTGGAGCCACCAGTAGTTGTCAGAAGTCAATGTACCAGTGTGGCCTGCTGCAGCAGCTCTGCACCATCCTCATGGCCACTGGCGTGCCTGCTGACATACTCACTGAG ACCATCAACACTGTATCGGAGGTGATCCGCGGCTCACAGATCAACCAGGACTACTTTGCATCTGTCAACGCTCCCTCCAACCCCCCAAG ACCTGCCATAGTGGTGCTGCTGATGTCCATGGTCAACGAGAGGCAGCCGTTCGTGCTGCGTTGTGCCGTTCTCTACTGCTTCCAGTGTTTTCTCTACAAGAACCAGAAGGGCCAGGGAGAGATCGTAGCCACCCTACTGCCCTCCACCATCGACG ccaACTCTATCTCGGCGGGCCAGCTGTTGTGCGGGGGCCTGTTCTCAGCTGACTCCCTGTCTAACTGGTGTGCTGCAGTGGCCCTGGCCCACGCCCTGCAGGACAACCTGACCCAGAAAGAGCAGCTCCTCCGGGTGCAGCTGGCCACCAGCCTGGGCAAGCCCCCCGTCTCCCTGCTGCAGCAGTGCACCAACATCCTCTCACAG GGGGATAAGATCAACCGGAGG GGCAGTAAAGTGCAGACGCGGGTCGGTCTACTCATGCTGCTGTGTACCTGGATCAGTAACTGTCCCATCGCCGTCACACACTTCCTGCACAACCAGGAGAACGTCCCCTTC CTGACAGGTCAGATCTCCGAGAACCTGGGGGAGGATGAGAGGCTGGTGCAGGGCCTGTGTGCCCTCCTACTGGGTATCTGCATCTACTACAACGACAACTCTCTGGAGAACTACACCAA AGAGAAGCTGAAGCAGCTGATCGAGAAGCGCATTGGGAAGGAGAACTTTGTGGAGAAGCTGGGCTTCGTCACTAAACACGAGCTGTACTCCCGCGCTGCACAGAAGCCCCAGCCCGTCTTCCCCTCCCCTGAACAGATGCTGTTCGACCACGAGTTCACCAAGCTGGTCAAAGAACTGGAAG GCGTGATAACGAAAGCAGTCCACAAGACGAgcgaggaggagaagaaggaggaggaggtgaagaagaCTCTGGAGCAACACGACAGCATCGTCATCCAGTACAAAGATCTCATCAGAGATCAG GACACCCAGATCCAGGAGCTGAGGGAGCAGGTTTCCACCCTGTCTCTGAACAGTGAACAGATGCACAACCAGATCACACAGCAGCAGTCCCAGAtccagcaacacaaagaccagtaCAACATCCTCAAGCTGAAACTAG GTAAAGACAGCCAGGGTCTGTCCTCCAACCAGGGTCTGTCCTCCAGCCAGGGAGAGGGAGCTCACGTTAACGGGCTCCATTCAGAGGAGCTGAGCCAGctcagagaggaggtggaggagctcCGCAGacaacacacactacaacacacacagctcAGTGACAAGGACTCACTCATCAACACActg AGGTGCGGGGCAGCAGCACAGACAGCAGAAGGTGGAGCGGGAGGGTCTGACAACACAGATCTTCTCAGG GAGGTGGAGTCGTTGAGGAGTCGTGTCCAGTCTCAGTGTGCAGAGATCAGCCagctgcagacagagagacaggagctcATCAGGAGAGCTGAGGCAGTG TCCTCGGCCCCGGCCTCCAGCAGTGAGAGCTCGGCAGACACAGTTAAAGTATCTGAACTGGAGAGCAGGCTGGCTGCTCAGACCACCGAGACAGAGAGACTTAAG gAGGAGTGTCGGGGCCTGAGGGAGGGCCATGCGGGGCTGGAGCAGCAGTTGGCGTCGGCCCAGAGCACGGTGGCCATCGAGCAGACGGAGAAGACCAAGCTGCAGCAGGAGGTGCAGGAGTCCAAGAAGGAGCAGGACGACCTCCTCATGCTGCTGGCCGACCAGGACCAGAAGATCCTCAACCTCAAGCAACGTCTCAGAGACCTGGGAGAGACG ATTGAAGACGAAGATGAGCTAGACGCCAGGGACCAATTCGGTGAAGATGACGACgaagatgatgaggaggaggaggatgaagagaacAATGACTAG
- the LOC115202273 gene encoding general vesicular transport factor p115 isoform X2: protein MTMNFFRGVMGGQPAGPQPTGAETIHKLCDRVASSTLLEDRRDAVRALKSLSKKYRLEVGTQAMDHLVHILQTDRSDSEILGYALDTLYNIICNDEEEEQDMAAAPPLSGKHKNVPVSDENAQKQEEDLGVLFTDKFLADSENVTLLLTLLEEFDFHVRWPGVKLLTALLKNQCNQVQGVILVSPMGVSRLMDLLADSREVIRNDGLLLLQQLTKGNAAIQKIVAFENAFERLLDIITEEGSSDGGIVVEDCLLLLVNLLKNNSSNQNFFKEGSYIQRMKPWFEVGDDNSGWSAQKVTNLHLMLQLVRVMVSPVNSPGATSSCQKSMYQCGLLQQLCTILMATGVPADILTETINTVSEVIRGSQINQDYFASVNAPSNPPRPAIVVLLMSMVNERQPFVLRCAVLYCFQCFLYKNQKGQGEIVATLLPSTIDANSISAGQLLCGGLFSADSLSNWCAAVALAHALQDNLTQKEQLLRVQLATSLGKPPVSLLQQCTNILSQGDKINRRAKSEKGSKVQTRVGLLMLLCTWISNCPIAVTHFLHNQENVPFLTGQISENLGEDERLVQGLCALLLGICIYYNDNSLENYTKEKLKQLIEKRIGKENFVEKLGFVTKHELYSRAAQKPQPVFPSPEQMLFDHEFTKLVKELEGVITKAVHKTSEEEKKEEEVKKTLEQHDSIVIQYKDLIRDQDTQIQELREQVSTLSLNSEQMHNQITQQQSQIQQHKDQYNILKLKLGKDSQGLSSNQGLSSSQGEGAHVNGLHSEELSQLREEVEELRRQHTLQHTQLSDKDSLINTLRCGAAAQTAEGGAGGSDNTDLLREVESLRSRVQSQCAEISQLQTERQELIRRAEAVSSAPASSSESSADTVKVSELESRLAAQTTETERLKEECRGLREGHAGLEQQLASAQSTVAIEQTEKTKLQQEVQESKKEQDDLLMLLADQDQKILNLKQRLRDLGETIEDEDELDARDQFGEDDDEDDEEEEDEENND from the exons ATGACAATGAATTTCTTCAGGGGAGTGATGGGTGGACAACCCGCGGGGCCACAGCCGACTGGAGCGGAGACG ATCCATAAGCTGTGTGACCGCGTGGCCTCCTCCACACTCCTGGAGGACCGCAGGGATGCTGTCCGAGCCCTTAAATCGCTCTCAAAG AAATATCGCTTGGAAGTTGGCACTCAGGCTATGGACCACCTGGTTCACATACTGCAAACTGACAg GTCGGACTCTGAAATCCTTGGCTACGCTTTGGACACACTCTATAATATCATCTGCAACGATGAAGAGGAGGAACAAG ACATGGCGGCCGCACCCCCTCTCTCAGGGAAGCATAAGAACGTGCCTGTGTCTG ATGAGAACGCCCAGAAGCAGGAAGAAGACCTGGGAGTCCTGTTCACTGACAAGTTCCTCGCCGACTCTGAGAACGTGACACTTCTACTGACTCTGTTAGAG GAGTTTGACTTCCACGTGCGGTGGCCCGGAGTGAAGCTGCTCACCGCTCTGTTGAAGAACCAGTGTAACCAGGTCCAGGGCGTCATCCTGGTCAGCCCAATGG GTGTTTCTAGACTGATGGACCTATTAGCTGACTCCAGAGAAGTCATCCGTAATGAT GGTCTGCTGTTGCTGCAGCAGCTGACCAAAGGCAACGCGGCCATCCAGAAGATCGTGGCGTTTGAGAACGCTTTCGAGCGTCTCCTAGATATCATAACAGAGGAGGGCAGCAGTGATGGAG GTATCGTTGTGGAGGACTGTCTCCTGCTGCTCGTCAACCTGCTGAAGAACAACAGCTCCAACCAGAACTTCTTCAAGGAGGGCTCCTACATCCAGAGGATGAAGCCCTGGTTCGAGGTGGGAGACGACAACTCTGGCTGGTCTGCCCAGAAGGTCACCAACCTCCACCTCATGCTGCAG TTGGTGCGAGTCATGGTCTCCCCGGTCAACTCTCCTGGAGCCACCAGTAGTTGTCAGAAGTCAATGTACCAGTGTGGCCTGCTGCAGCAGCTCTGCACCATCCTCATGGCCACTGGCGTGCCTGCTGACATACTCACTGAG ACCATCAACACTGTATCGGAGGTGATCCGCGGCTCACAGATCAACCAGGACTACTTTGCATCTGTCAACGCTCCCTCCAACCCCCCAAG ACCTGCCATAGTGGTGCTGCTGATGTCCATGGTCAACGAGAGGCAGCCGTTCGTGCTGCGTTGTGCCGTTCTCTACTGCTTCCAGTGTTTTCTCTACAAGAACCAGAAGGGCCAGGGAGAGATCGTAGCCACCCTACTGCCCTCCACCATCGACG ccaACTCTATCTCGGCGGGCCAGCTGTTGTGCGGGGGCCTGTTCTCAGCTGACTCCCTGTCTAACTGGTGTGCTGCAGTGGCCCTGGCCCACGCCCTGCAGGACAACCTGACCCAGAAAGAGCAGCTCCTCCGGGTGCAGCTGGCCACCAGCCTGGGCAAGCCCCCCGTCTCCCTGCTGCAGCAGTGCACCAACATCCTCTCACAG GGGGATAAGATCAACCGGAGG GCGAAATCTGAAAAG GGCAGTAAAGTGCAGACGCGGGTCGGTCTACTCATGCTGCTGTGTACCTGGATCAGTAACTGTCCCATCGCCGTCACACACTTCCTGCACAACCAGGAGAACGTCCCCTTC CTGACAGGTCAGATCTCCGAGAACCTGGGGGAGGATGAGAGGCTGGTGCAGGGCCTGTGTGCCCTCCTACTGGGTATCTGCATCTACTACAACGACAACTCTCTGGAGAACTACACCAA AGAGAAGCTGAAGCAGCTGATCGAGAAGCGCATTGGGAAGGAGAACTTTGTGGAGAAGCTGGGCTTCGTCACTAAACACGAGCTGTACTCCCGCGCTGCACAGAAGCCCCAGCCCGTCTTCCCCTCCCCTGAACAGATGCTGTTCGACCACGAGTTCACCAAGCTGGTCAAAGAACTGGAAG GCGTGATAACGAAAGCAGTCCACAAGACGAgcgaggaggagaagaaggaggaggaggtgaagaagaCTCTGGAGCAACACGACAGCATCGTCATCCAGTACAAAGATCTCATCAGAGATCAG GACACCCAGATCCAGGAGCTGAGGGAGCAGGTTTCCACCCTGTCTCTGAACAGTGAACAGATGCACAACCAGATCACACAGCAGCAGTCCCAGAtccagcaacacaaagaccagtaCAACATCCTCAAGCTGAAACTAG GTAAAGACAGCCAGGGTCTGTCCTCCAACCAGGGTCTGTCCTCCAGCCAGGGAGAGGGAGCTCACGTTAACGGGCTCCATTCAGAGGAGCTGAGCCAGctcagagaggaggtggaggagctcCGCAGacaacacacactacaacacacacagctcAGTGACAAGGACTCACTCATCAACACActg AGGTGCGGGGCAGCAGCACAGACAGCAGAAGGTGGAGCGGGAGGGTCTGACAACACAGATCTTCTCAGG GAGGTGGAGTCGTTGAGGAGTCGTGTCCAGTCTCAGTGTGCAGAGATCAGCCagctgcagacagagagacaggagctcATCAGGAGAGCTGAGGCAGTG TCCTCGGCCCCGGCCTCCAGCAGTGAGAGCTCGGCAGACACAGTTAAAGTATCTGAACTGGAGAGCAGGCTGGCTGCTCAGACCACCGAGACAGAGAGACTTAAG gAGGAGTGTCGGGGCCTGAGGGAGGGCCATGCGGGGCTGGAGCAGCAGTTGGCGTCGGCCCAGAGCACGGTGGCCATCGAGCAGACGGAGAAGACCAAGCTGCAGCAGGAGGTGCAGGAGTCCAAGAAGGAGCAGGACGACCTCCTCATGCTGCTGGCCGACCAGGACCAGAAGATCCTCAACCTCAAGCAACGTCTCAGAGACCTGGGAGAGACG ATTGAAGACGAAGATGAGCTAGACGCCAGGGACCAATTCGGTGAAGATGACGACgaagatgatgaggaggaggaggatgaagagaacAATGACTAG
- the LOC115202273 gene encoding general vesicular transport factor p115 isoform X1 gives MTMNFFRGVMGGQPAGPQPTGAETIHKLCDRVASSTLLEDRRDAVRALKSLSKKYRLEVGTQAMDHLVHILQTDRSDSEILGYALDTLYNIICNDEEEEQDESEDMAAAPPLSGKHKNVPVSDENAQKQEEDLGVLFTDKFLADSENVTLLLTLLEEFDFHVRWPGVKLLTALLKNQCNQVQGVILVSPMGVSRLMDLLADSREVIRNDGLLLLQQLTKGNAAIQKIVAFENAFERLLDIITEEGSSDGGIVVEDCLLLLVNLLKNNSSNQNFFKEGSYIQRMKPWFEVGDDNSGWSAQKVTNLHLMLQLVRVMVSPVNSPGATSSCQKSMYQCGLLQQLCTILMATGVPADILTETINTVSEVIRGSQINQDYFASVNAPSNPPRPAIVVLLMSMVNERQPFVLRCAVLYCFQCFLYKNQKGQGEIVATLLPSTIDANSISAGQLLCGGLFSADSLSNWCAAVALAHALQDNLTQKEQLLRVQLATSLGKPPVSLLQQCTNILSQGDKINRRAKSEKGSKVQTRVGLLMLLCTWISNCPIAVTHFLHNQENVPFLTGQISENLGEDERLVQGLCALLLGICIYYNDNSLENYTKEKLKQLIEKRIGKENFVEKLGFVTKHELYSRAAQKPQPVFPSPEQMLFDHEFTKLVKELEGVITKAVHKTSEEEKKEEEVKKTLEQHDSIVIQYKDLIRDQDTQIQELREQVSTLSLNSEQMHNQITQQQSQIQQHKDQYNILKLKLGKDSQGLSSNQGLSSSQGEGAHVNGLHSEELSQLREEVEELRRQHTLQHTQLSDKDSLINTLRCGAAAQTAEGGAGGSDNTDLLREVESLRSRVQSQCAEISQLQTERQELIRRAEAVSSAPASSSESSADTVKVSELESRLAAQTTETERLKEECRGLREGHAGLEQQLASAQSTVAIEQTEKTKLQQEVQESKKEQDDLLMLLADQDQKILNLKQRLRDLGETIEDEDELDARDQFGEDDDEDDEEEEDEENND, from the exons ATGACAATGAATTTCTTCAGGGGAGTGATGGGTGGACAACCCGCGGGGCCACAGCCGACTGGAGCGGAGACG ATCCATAAGCTGTGTGACCGCGTGGCCTCCTCCACACTCCTGGAGGACCGCAGGGATGCTGTCCGAGCCCTTAAATCGCTCTCAAAG AAATATCGCTTGGAAGTTGGCACTCAGGCTATGGACCACCTGGTTCACATACTGCAAACTGACAg GTCGGACTCTGAAATCCTTGGCTACGCTTTGGACACACTCTATAATATCATCTGCAACGATGAAGAGGAGGAACAAG ACGAATCTGAAG ACATGGCGGCCGCACCCCCTCTCTCAGGGAAGCATAAGAACGTGCCTGTGTCTG ATGAGAACGCCCAGAAGCAGGAAGAAGACCTGGGAGTCCTGTTCACTGACAAGTTCCTCGCCGACTCTGAGAACGTGACACTTCTACTGACTCTGTTAGAG GAGTTTGACTTCCACGTGCGGTGGCCCGGAGTGAAGCTGCTCACCGCTCTGTTGAAGAACCAGTGTAACCAGGTCCAGGGCGTCATCCTGGTCAGCCCAATGG GTGTTTCTAGACTGATGGACCTATTAGCTGACTCCAGAGAAGTCATCCGTAATGAT GGTCTGCTGTTGCTGCAGCAGCTGACCAAAGGCAACGCGGCCATCCAGAAGATCGTGGCGTTTGAGAACGCTTTCGAGCGTCTCCTAGATATCATAACAGAGGAGGGCAGCAGTGATGGAG GTATCGTTGTGGAGGACTGTCTCCTGCTGCTCGTCAACCTGCTGAAGAACAACAGCTCCAACCAGAACTTCTTCAAGGAGGGCTCCTACATCCAGAGGATGAAGCCCTGGTTCGAGGTGGGAGACGACAACTCTGGCTGGTCTGCCCAGAAGGTCACCAACCTCCACCTCATGCTGCAG TTGGTGCGAGTCATGGTCTCCCCGGTCAACTCTCCTGGAGCCACCAGTAGTTGTCAGAAGTCAATGTACCAGTGTGGCCTGCTGCAGCAGCTCTGCACCATCCTCATGGCCACTGGCGTGCCTGCTGACATACTCACTGAG ACCATCAACACTGTATCGGAGGTGATCCGCGGCTCACAGATCAACCAGGACTACTTTGCATCTGTCAACGCTCCCTCCAACCCCCCAAG ACCTGCCATAGTGGTGCTGCTGATGTCCATGGTCAACGAGAGGCAGCCGTTCGTGCTGCGTTGTGCCGTTCTCTACTGCTTCCAGTGTTTTCTCTACAAGAACCAGAAGGGCCAGGGAGAGATCGTAGCCACCCTACTGCCCTCCACCATCGACG ccaACTCTATCTCGGCGGGCCAGCTGTTGTGCGGGGGCCTGTTCTCAGCTGACTCCCTGTCTAACTGGTGTGCTGCAGTGGCCCTGGCCCACGCCCTGCAGGACAACCTGACCCAGAAAGAGCAGCTCCTCCGGGTGCAGCTGGCCACCAGCCTGGGCAAGCCCCCCGTCTCCCTGCTGCAGCAGTGCACCAACATCCTCTCACAG GGGGATAAGATCAACCGGAGG GCGAAATCTGAAAAG GGCAGTAAAGTGCAGACGCGGGTCGGTCTACTCATGCTGCTGTGTACCTGGATCAGTAACTGTCCCATCGCCGTCACACACTTCCTGCACAACCAGGAGAACGTCCCCTTC CTGACAGGTCAGATCTCCGAGAACCTGGGGGAGGATGAGAGGCTGGTGCAGGGCCTGTGTGCCCTCCTACTGGGTATCTGCATCTACTACAACGACAACTCTCTGGAGAACTACACCAA AGAGAAGCTGAAGCAGCTGATCGAGAAGCGCATTGGGAAGGAGAACTTTGTGGAGAAGCTGGGCTTCGTCACTAAACACGAGCTGTACTCCCGCGCTGCACAGAAGCCCCAGCCCGTCTTCCCCTCCCCTGAACAGATGCTGTTCGACCACGAGTTCACCAAGCTGGTCAAAGAACTGGAAG GCGTGATAACGAAAGCAGTCCACAAGACGAgcgaggaggagaagaaggaggaggaggtgaagaagaCTCTGGAGCAACACGACAGCATCGTCATCCAGTACAAAGATCTCATCAGAGATCAG GACACCCAGATCCAGGAGCTGAGGGAGCAGGTTTCCACCCTGTCTCTGAACAGTGAACAGATGCACAACCAGATCACACAGCAGCAGTCCCAGAtccagcaacacaaagaccagtaCAACATCCTCAAGCTGAAACTAG GTAAAGACAGCCAGGGTCTGTCCTCCAACCAGGGTCTGTCCTCCAGCCAGGGAGAGGGAGCTCACGTTAACGGGCTCCATTCAGAGGAGCTGAGCCAGctcagagaggaggtggaggagctcCGCAGacaacacacactacaacacacacagctcAGTGACAAGGACTCACTCATCAACACActg AGGTGCGGGGCAGCAGCACAGACAGCAGAAGGTGGAGCGGGAGGGTCTGACAACACAGATCTTCTCAGG GAGGTGGAGTCGTTGAGGAGTCGTGTCCAGTCTCAGTGTGCAGAGATCAGCCagctgcagacagagagacaggagctcATCAGGAGAGCTGAGGCAGTG TCCTCGGCCCCGGCCTCCAGCAGTGAGAGCTCGGCAGACACAGTTAAAGTATCTGAACTGGAGAGCAGGCTGGCTGCTCAGACCACCGAGACAGAGAGACTTAAG gAGGAGTGTCGGGGCCTGAGGGAGGGCCATGCGGGGCTGGAGCAGCAGTTGGCGTCGGCCCAGAGCACGGTGGCCATCGAGCAGACGGAGAAGACCAAGCTGCAGCAGGAGGTGCAGGAGTCCAAGAAGGAGCAGGACGACCTCCTCATGCTGCTGGCCGACCAGGACCAGAAGATCCTCAACCTCAAGCAACGTCTCAGAGACCTGGGAGAGACG ATTGAAGACGAAGATGAGCTAGACGCCAGGGACCAATTCGGTGAAGATGACGACgaagatgatgaggaggaggaggatgaagagaacAATGACTAG